The following are encoded in a window of Roseimaritima ulvae genomic DNA:
- a CDS encoding sialidase family protein — protein MKNTIRHAFLLLVTSIVLRMAVLNVASGSDFGPPRVIVPAPDQSRYQHLSWPKVIAASDGTIVTAFIAGRKHVNGDGCPAVSLSRDGGESFSSPRILKHFDSSMRYQHGANLALGKATDGALVLMVMAFTDDLRNNIYGWRSEDHGATWARTDTSALGQNRTGSVFGHVFSVPGKGLAVCGHFRKPKGDGVWIAYSKDHGKSWGPPHVITTRKFFEPAFVFASGRLLGLVRENSAHAYHQYISDDLGESWRFHPKVIQGDAAVVHPSPFVVVDPANPGRLLVLQSERSDKREIYLWQADVDTLRWRRRGLLVAQPDAEDFGYPWMTHLGGNDWFVVYYGGEKDGPNSIYGMKITIPSG, from the coding sequence ATGAAAAATACCATCAGACACGCGTTTCTTTTATTGGTAACCTCCATCGTGCTCAGGATGGCTGTGCTAAATGTCGCCAGCGGTAGCGACTTCGGCCCGCCGCGAGTCATTGTGCCTGCACCGGACCAATCCAGGTATCAACACCTTTCCTGGCCCAAAGTGATTGCGGCCAGTGATGGTACGATTGTCACGGCCTTCATCGCTGGCAGGAAACACGTCAACGGAGATGGCTGTCCGGCTGTTTCCCTTTCTCGTGACGGCGGAGAGTCGTTTTCCAGCCCCAGAATCCTAAAGCATTTCGACAGTTCGATGCGCTATCAGCACGGCGCAAACCTGGCACTGGGTAAAGCCACTGATGGCGCTCTGGTACTGATGGTGATGGCGTTCACCGATGACCTGCGTAACAATATCTACGGATGGCGTTCCGAAGATCACGGCGCGACCTGGGCTCGCACGGACACCTCGGCGCTGGGGCAGAACCGGACGGGCTCGGTATTTGGTCACGTTTTCTCGGTACCGGGAAAGGGGCTTGCCGTATGCGGGCACTTTCGCAAACCGAAAGGCGATGGGGTGTGGATTGCTTATTCCAAAGATCACGGCAAATCCTGGGGTCCGCCGCACGTGATTACGACGCGGAAGTTCTTCGAGCCGGCGTTCGTTTTCGCTTCGGGGCGACTGCTGGGACTCGTGCGAGAGAACTCGGCCCACGCCTACCATCAATATATCAGTGACGACCTCGGGGAGAGTTGGCGTTTTCACCCCAAGGTGATTCAGGGGGACGCCGCGGTTGTGCACCCGAGTCCCTTCGTGGTGGTCGATCCCGCGAATCCTGGACGGCTGTTAGTCCTGCAGTCCGAGAGATCCGACAAACGAGAAATCTATCTGTGGCAGGCGGATGTGGACACTCTGCGTTGGCGCCGCCGGGGGCTGTTAGTGGCCCAGCCCGATGCCGAAGATTTTGGCTATCCATGGATGACGCATCTAGGCGGAAACGATTGGTTTGTGGTGTACTACGGCGGCGAGAAAGATGGCCCCAATTCGATCTACGGCATGAAAATCACCATCCCCAGCGGTTGA
- a CDS encoding HU family DNA-binding protein: protein MTKKDIVRTISEEVGLTQQQTKVIVQKTFDGIVDALVRERRIELRNFGVFEVKKRAARKARNPRTGHQVEVPQKYVVTFKPGKEMEARIRDLAEAADARLESESEQTNMKSLASPPEGQPLHDPPEHP, encoded by the coding sequence GTGACAAAAAAAGATATCGTACGCACGATCTCCGAAGAAGTTGGGCTGACCCAACAACAGACGAAGGTTATCGTCCAGAAAACCTTTGACGGGATCGTCGATGCGTTGGTCCGGGAACGGAGAATTGAATTACGTAACTTTGGCGTCTTCGAGGTCAAGAAGCGGGCGGCTCGCAAAGCCAGAAACCCGCGGACGGGCCACCAAGTCGAAGTGCCCCAGAAATACGTGGTGACATTCAAACCTGGCAAAGAAATGGAAGCTCGCATTCGTGACCTGGCCGAAGCTGCCGATGCTCGGTTGGAAAGCGAGAGCGAACAAACGAACATGAAATCACTGGCCAGCCCACCCGAGGGGCAGCCGCTACACGATCCCCCCGAACACCCCTAG
- a CDS encoding CinA family protein, which produces MAELELQSCARLLAERLADRGRRIVFAESCTAGLVAATLATQPGISQWLCGSAVTYRNDTKARWLSVSPSDLERYSAVSPQVAEQMAAGVLRMTPEADLALSVTGHLGPDAPPSLDGLIYIGCSRREPERSTDAICSDFREIRLAASERVARQHEAAAWVLALAADRLD; this is translated from the coding sequence ATGGCTGAACTGGAATTGCAATCCTGTGCTCGGCTTCTGGCCGAGCGATTGGCCGACCGGGGCCGGCGGATCGTGTTTGCGGAAAGCTGTACGGCGGGGCTGGTCGCCGCGACGCTGGCCACGCAGCCCGGCATCTCGCAGTGGCTGTGCGGCTCGGCCGTCACCTACCGCAATGACACCAAAGCTCGCTGGCTGTCGGTTTCGCCTTCCGATCTGGAGCGATACTCGGCGGTCAGCCCTCAAGTCGCTGAACAAATGGCTGCTGGCGTGCTGAGGATGACGCCCGAAGCCGACCTGGCCCTTTCGGTTACAGGACATTTGGGTCCCGATGCCCCACCGTCGCTTGACGGGCTGATCTATATCGGCTGCTCACGGCGGGAGCCAGAACGCTCGACGGACGCTATTTGCAGCGATTTCCGCGAAATTCGCTTGGCGGCCAGCGAACGTGTGGCTCGTCAACATGAAGCGGCCGCGTGGGTGCTCGCGTTGGCCGCCGATCGCCTGGACTGA
- a CDS encoding sialidase family protein: MTPIYPASILAIVTLFVVPTWGRCAEQSVRDDHPHPPLLPAGWDAVQAGDEVLGRLVRVSAPQVKGAHDAEFVCVGERAYIVEHDNDVQPGHSAGRSMYCVLSIVNLNTLEVEKTIPLAKSEQVFENVTLPAGACFVPRILKLDEHTLRCYFASEDGNRREAQTWYRDFDLRSQTFETSIHKAKLKTAAGVFDMQPRYFHADAVAQGLRKPAKKYGLYLFDSFKQFEGTTYVAINNWPGKQNALARVHDDRVTFEILGHFNEPQSQQLSEAAVNRLPDGTWMAICRNDGGNYHFTTSQDGVTWDVAKELPFVQKGLNSKPTFNQFGGVYYLGWQEATRIKGCNRSVFNVDISRDCQTWERKYRFETSESFQYPTLHDHQGTVWLTISQSDHGGSSDRIMFGKLEDLARP, encoded by the coding sequence ATGACCCCGATCTATCCTGCCAGCATTTTAGCGATCGTGACATTATTTGTGGTTCCAACCTGGGGCCGGTGTGCCGAGCAGAGCGTCCGCGACGACCACCCCCATCCACCGTTGCTTCCCGCCGGATGGGATGCGGTTCAGGCCGGCGATGAAGTCTTAGGCCGGCTGGTCCGTGTGTCCGCACCGCAGGTCAAGGGAGCTCACGACGCGGAGTTTGTGTGTGTGGGAGAGCGCGCTTATATCGTCGAACACGATAATGACGTACAGCCCGGCCACAGCGCCGGGCGAAGCATGTATTGCGTACTTTCGATCGTGAATTTGAACACTTTGGAAGTTGAGAAAACCATTCCGTTGGCGAAGTCGGAACAGGTTTTTGAAAACGTCACGCTGCCCGCCGGCGCCTGCTTCGTGCCTCGAATTCTAAAACTCGACGAGCATACCCTTCGCTGCTACTTTGCCAGCGAAGACGGCAACCGGCGCGAAGCTCAGACTTGGTATCGCGATTTCGATCTGCGTTCGCAAACCTTTGAAACCAGCATCCACAAAGCCAAACTGAAGACGGCCGCGGGCGTATTCGACATGCAACCGCGTTACTTTCACGCCGACGCGGTGGCGCAGGGACTCCGCAAGCCGGCAAAAAAGTATGGTCTGTACCTGTTCGATTCCTTCAAACAGTTTGAGGGCACGACCTATGTGGCGATCAACAACTGGCCTGGCAAGCAGAACGCGCTGGCACGCGTGCATGACGATCGCGTCACGTTTGAGATCCTCGGTCATTTCAACGAACCCCAGTCGCAACAACTCAGCGAAGCCGCCGTCAACCGCCTGCCCGATGGCACCTGGATGGCGATCTGCCGAAACGATGGAGGCAACTACCACTTCACCACTAGCCAGGATGGCGTAACGTGGGACGTGGCCAAAGAGCTGCCGTTTGTGCAAAAAGGACTCAATTCCAAGCCGACCTTCAATCAATTCGGCGGCGTCTATTACCTCGGTTGGCAGGAAGCAACACGAATCAAGGGCTGCAACCGCAGCGTTTTTAACGTGGATATTTCCAGAGATTGCCAAACCTGGGAACGCAAGTATCGCTTCGAAACCTCCGAGTCCTTTCAGTACCCGACGTTGCACGACCATCAGGGCACTGTCTGGCTGACCATTTCTCAGAGCGACCATGGCGGCTCCTCGGACCGCATCATGTTCGGCAAACTGGAAGACCTCGCCCGCCCCTAG